From Myxococcaceae bacterium JPH2, the proteins below share one genomic window:
- a CDS encoding ABC transporter ATP-binding protein, whose amino-acid sequence MHRALWRLLRYARPHVGVLVTAFACMAVLGLATGAYAYLMGPALRFLLSGGGEGFAGTHRVPWLADLPREAALWGFPVLVLGVGVVKGVGYLGQFYFMGLFAQGVVKDLRRDLFLRLTALSPSQLSRERMGDLLSRFSSDVTAVEMAAMYSVGSYLRDSLQVLVLAGVALSMSPVLGGLMLCVIPLAALPASRLTRKVLRGTREGQAQLGQIAAQLHEGLGGLRTIQAFNGQKAELARFESYAKAHEDAVVGAAWARGGVPGVMEVLAAAALAAALGYAAATRAMEPEALLSLLTAVVMVYQPVKDLGRVTQFAVQAGAAGERLFAVLDLRHPVEDAPDAKPAPAVTTSLRLEDVAFSYGERRALDGLTLDLKVGQVAALVGASGGGKSTVTSLLLRFERPARGRVLLDGVDADRYTAASVRAQLALVTQEPLLFHGTVLENLRQARPEATREEVEAAARVASADGFIRALPEGYDTRIGERGVILSGGQRQRLCIARAVLSRAPILVLDEATSSLDPESERDVQAALAEVLPGRTALVIAHRLSTITNADVIHVVEAGRIVESGSHAELLRTGGRYASLWTLQTTGERGAA is encoded by the coding sequence ATGCATCGGGCTTTGTGGCGTCTGCTTCGGTATGCCCGTCCGCACGTGGGCGTCCTGGTGACGGCGTTCGCGTGCATGGCGGTGCTGGGGCTCGCCACGGGCGCGTACGCGTACCTGATGGGGCCGGCCCTGCGCTTCCTCTTGTCAGGCGGAGGAGAGGGCTTCGCCGGGACGCACCGCGTGCCGTGGCTCGCGGACCTGCCACGCGAGGCCGCGCTGTGGGGCTTCCCGGTGCTGGTGCTGGGCGTGGGCGTGGTGAAGGGCGTGGGCTACCTGGGCCAGTTCTACTTCATGGGCCTGTTCGCGCAGGGGGTGGTGAAGGACCTGCGCCGCGATCTCTTCCTGCGGCTCACCGCGCTGTCGCCCTCGCAGCTCTCGCGCGAGCGGATGGGCGACCTGCTCAGCCGCTTCTCCTCGGACGTGACGGCCGTGGAGATGGCGGCGATGTACTCGGTGGGCTCGTACCTGCGCGACTCGCTCCAGGTGCTGGTGCTGGCGGGCGTCGCGCTGTCGATGAGCCCGGTCCTCGGTGGGTTGATGCTGTGCGTGATTCCGCTGGCGGCGCTGCCCGCGTCGCGACTGACGCGCAAGGTGCTGCGCGGCACGCGCGAGGGACAGGCGCAGCTCGGGCAGATCGCCGCGCAGCTTCACGAGGGCTTGGGCGGCCTGCGCACCATCCAGGCCTTCAACGGCCAGAAGGCGGAGCTGGCGCGCTTCGAGTCCTACGCGAAGGCGCACGAGGACGCCGTGGTGGGCGCGGCCTGGGCGCGGGGCGGAGTGCCCGGAGTGATGGAAGTGCTCGCGGCGGCGGCCCTGGCCGCGGCGCTGGGCTACGCGGCGGCGACGCGGGCCATGGAGCCCGAGGCGCTCCTGTCGCTGCTCACCGCGGTGGTGATGGTGTACCAGCCGGTGAAGGACCTGGGCCGCGTGACGCAGTTCGCGGTGCAGGCGGGCGCGGCGGGAGAGCGGCTGTTCGCGGTGCTCGACCTGCGCCACCCGGTGGAGGACGCGCCCGACGCGAAGCCCGCGCCCGCGGTGACGACGTCGCTGCGCTTGGAAGATGTGGCCTTCTCCTATGGGGAGCGCCGGGCCCTGGATGGGCTGACGCTCGACTTGAAGGTGGGGCAGGTGGCCGCGCTGGTGGGCGCGAGCGGTGGCGGCAAGAGCACGGTGACCTCGCTGCTCCTGCGCTTCGAGCGGCCGGCGCGAGGCCGCGTGCTCCTGGATGGCGTGGACGCGGATCGCTACACGGCCGCGAGTGTGCGAGCCCAGCTCGCGTTGGTGACGCAAGAGCCCCTGCTGTTTCACGGCACCGTGCTGGAGAACCTGCGACAGGCGCGTCCGGAGGCCACGCGAGAGGAAGTCGAGGCGGCGGCCCGAGTGGCCAGCGCGGACGGCTTCATCCGAGCACTTCCCGAGGGCTACGACACGCGCATCGGTGAGCGCGGAGTGATTCTCAGCGGCGGTCAGCGTCAGCGCTTGTGCATCGCGCGCGCGGTCCTGTCGCGAGCCCCCATCCTGGTGTTGGACGAGGCGACGAGCAGCCTGGATCCCGAGAGCGAGCGCGACGTGCAAGCCGCGCTCGCCGAGGTCCTTCCTGGGCGCACGGCGCTGGTCATCGCGCACCGGCTGTCCACCATCACGAACGCGGATGTCATCCACGTGGTGGAGGCGGGCCGCATCGTGGAGAGTGGCTCCCATGCGGAGTTGCTGCGCACGGGTGGGCGCTACGCTTCGCTGTGGACCTTGCAGACCACGGGCGAGCGGGGCGCGGCGTGA
- a CDS encoding 3-deoxy-D-manno-octulosonic acid transferase has translation MRLLYVLTTYVLFGLLFPVLSLHRKTRHGLLQRLGFYAAGVVPEGTGPLLWLHGASAGDLLALSPMFGPLRARFPGCRIVLSTMTDSGYAMAKERLAPHIDGVVYAPYDLWGATRRAVRALRPQMLVLEYTEVWPNLIRAAKRGGARVVMTNGRFSPANVGRYRRLFSLIGNPLEDLDLMLMRQDEESERARALGAPAERVQVTGNTKFDSLTAAPANEDAALRDALGLSTDAPVWMAGSTHEGEEEQLLAVYRRLLPAHPTLRLVIAPRYVNRAERIVALAEAQGMSAGLRSKGNPERAPVVVLDTMGELSRAYRLATVVFVGGSFTKRGGQNILEPAGQGRPVLFGPHMDNFRDSVAVLSGHGGVQVQDADALNAELARLLADPEQCRLLGARAEATVRGISGASERNAAAMASLFSNAGVAR, from the coding sequence ATGCGCCTCCTGTACGTACTCACGACCTATGTGCTGTTCGGCCTGCTGTTTCCGGTGCTCTCCCTGCACCGGAAGACGCGGCATGGCCTGTTGCAGCGGCTTGGCTTCTACGCGGCGGGAGTCGTGCCCGAGGGCACAGGCCCGCTCCTGTGGCTGCATGGCGCGAGCGCGGGAGATCTGCTGGCCCTCTCCCCGATGTTCGGCCCATTGCGAGCACGCTTCCCAGGCTGTCGCATCGTGCTGTCGACGATGACGGACAGCGGCTACGCGATGGCGAAGGAGCGGCTGGCTCCGCACATCGACGGAGTGGTGTACGCGCCCTATGACTTGTGGGGAGCGACGCGCCGGGCGGTGCGAGCACTCCGGCCGCAGATGCTGGTCCTCGAGTACACCGAGGTCTGGCCCAACCTCATCCGTGCCGCGAAGCGAGGGGGCGCGAGGGTCGTGATGACGAATGGCCGGTTCTCGCCCGCGAACGTGGGGCGGTACCGTCGGCTGTTCAGCCTCATCGGCAACCCGCTCGAAGACCTGGACCTGATGTTGATGCGCCAGGACGAGGAATCGGAACGGGCGCGTGCGCTCGGAGCACCGGCCGAGCGGGTGCAGGTCACGGGCAACACGAAGTTCGACTCACTGACCGCAGCGCCCGCGAACGAGGACGCGGCACTGCGCGACGCGCTGGGGCTGTCCACGGATGCGCCCGTCTGGATGGCGGGCAGCACGCACGAAGGCGAGGAGGAGCAACTGCTCGCCGTCTACAGGCGCTTGCTCCCGGCTCACCCAACGCTGCGGCTGGTGATTGCGCCGCGCTACGTGAACCGCGCCGAACGAATCGTCGCGCTCGCCGAGGCGCAGGGCATGAGCGCGGGCCTGCGCTCGAAGGGGAACCCCGAGCGTGCGCCGGTGGTGGTGCTCGACACCATGGGCGAACTGTCGCGAGCGTACCGACTGGCGACGGTGGTATTCGTCGGAGGCTCGTTCACGAAGCGCGGTGGACAGAACATCCTCGAACCCGCGGGGCAGGGCCGGCCCGTGTTGTTCGGTCCGCACATGGACAACTTCCGAGACAGCGTCGCCGTACTGAGCGGCCACGGGGGAGTCCAAGTCCAGGACGCCGACGCGCTCAATGCGGAGCTGGCCCGACTGCTCGCGGATCCGGAGCAGTGCCGGCTGCTCGGCGCTCGAGCCGAGGCCACGGTGCGAGGCATCTCTGGCGCCAGCGAGCGCAACGCCGCGGCCATGGCATCGCTCTTCTCGAACGCGGGAGTCGCGCGCTGA
- a CDS encoding CehA/McbA family metallohydrolase has protein sequence MKANVLAARTFRALAGLVLVLLGFAGFFAFAASFVDYPALDEPERPSAWIRGAYHVHTTRSDGRGTPSEVARAAKAAGLDFVVLTDHNDFTPRTPEWIDGVLMIPGVELSTTAGHLAALGLKRPLDGAKAWMPPDAAVSAVEAAGGMSVLAHPVQRRNPWRDEETARRVPGFELYSADTFLRQALRSPVSRLLPAVGASFTHPVHGVMLMVAPEPEPMARFMDLSREKPRLALCAHDAHGLPSYEHVFRAMAMALPPQDVPRPLPKDASEAAERVVLALTGGNAVCAFRALGEPEGFALDGLDSGGREARVGDVLTVRLPERHPDTVEVRVWGDGRLRDATSVELTGPGVVQVEVWVRAPGRFFGSEWRPWIVPSPVRVLPRGPGI, from the coding sequence GTGAAGGCCAACGTGCTGGCCGCCCGAACGTTCCGGGCGCTGGCGGGCCTCGTCTTGGTGCTGCTGGGGTTCGCGGGCTTCTTCGCGTTCGCGGCCAGCTTCGTGGACTACCCGGCACTGGATGAGCCCGAGCGTCCGTCCGCCTGGATCCGCGGCGCCTACCACGTGCACACGACGCGTTCGGATGGACGCGGAACGCCCAGCGAGGTGGCGCGGGCGGCGAAGGCAGCGGGCCTCGACTTCGTGGTGTTGACGGACCACAACGACTTCACGCCGAGGACCCCCGAGTGGATCGACGGCGTCCTGATGATTCCTGGCGTGGAGCTCTCCACGACAGCGGGACACCTCGCGGCGCTGGGGCTGAAGCGGCCGTTGGATGGAGCGAAAGCGTGGATGCCCCCCGACGCCGCGGTGTCCGCGGTGGAGGCGGCGGGCGGCATGAGCGTCCTCGCGCATCCCGTACAGCGTCGCAACCCGTGGCGAGACGAGGAGACCGCGAGGCGCGTGCCGGGCTTCGAGCTGTACTCGGCGGACACGTTCCTTCGTCAGGCCCTGCGCAGCCCCGTCTCGCGCTTGCTGCCCGCGGTGGGCGCATCCTTCACGCATCCTGTCCACGGGGTGATGTTGATGGTCGCGCCTGAGCCCGAGCCCATGGCGCGCTTCATGGACTTGTCCCGAGAGAAGCCTCGCTTGGCGCTGTGCGCACATGACGCGCACGGGCTTCCGTCCTACGAGCACGTCTTCCGAGCGATGGCCATGGCGCTGCCGCCCCAGGACGTGCCGAGGCCGCTCCCCAAGGACGCGAGCGAGGCGGCCGAACGGGTGGTGTTGGCCCTCACGGGGGGCAACGCCGTCTGCGCCTTCCGCGCACTCGGGGAGCCCGAAGGCTTCGCCCTGGACGGCCTCGATTCAGGAGGGCGCGAGGCGCGAGTGGGCGACGTCCTCACCGTGCGCCTGCCCGAGCGCCATCCCGACACGGTGGAGGTGCGCGTCTGGGGTGATGGCCGTCTCCGCGACGCGACCTCGGTGGAGCTGACGGGGCCGGGAGTGGTGCAGGTGGAGGTGTGGGTGCGCGCGCCGGGGCGCTTCTTCGGTTCGGAGTGGCGCCCGTGGATCGTCCCGAGCCCTGTCCGCGTGCTGCCGCGCGGCCCGGGCATCTGA